The following are encoded in a window of Posidoniimonas polymericola genomic DNA:
- a CDS encoding purine-nucleoside phosphorylase, protein MTLPASAYQDAAAAIRARCDLTPRWAIVLGSGLGPLADHVEVSAEFAYEDLPHFPRSTAVGHAGRLLLGRLEGQAVVVMQGRFHLYEGWSPQQTAMPIRVMHALGARSLVVTNAAGGLNPQMQVGDPMVITDQINLMFQNPLIGPNDDALGPRFPDMSQPYDPAYGETAKAAARRGDFACHAGVYAGMLGPTYETRAEYRMLRRLGASAAGMSTVPEVIAARHAGMRVLGISTVTNVCNPDALGETSGQEVVDAASNASSKLLAMVTAVIRSAG, encoded by the coding sequence ATGACTTTGCCGGCCAGTGCCTACCAAGACGCCGCGGCCGCGATCCGTGCGCGGTGCGATTTGACCCCTCGCTGGGCGATTGTGCTCGGCTCGGGCCTCGGCCCACTGGCCGACCACGTCGAGGTGAGCGCGGAGTTCGCCTACGAGGATCTGCCCCACTTCCCCCGCTCGACCGCGGTGGGCCACGCCGGGCGGCTCCTGCTGGGGCGGCTCGAGGGGCAGGCGGTGGTCGTTATGCAGGGTCGCTTCCACCTGTATGAGGGCTGGTCGCCCCAGCAGACGGCGATGCCGATACGCGTGATGCACGCCCTCGGCGCCCGCTCGCTGGTAGTCACTAACGCCGCGGGGGGGCTCAACCCGCAGATGCAGGTGGGCGACCCGATGGTCATCACCGACCAGATCAACCTGATGTTCCAGAACCCGCTAATCGGCCCGAACGACGACGCCCTCGGCCCGCGGTTCCCGGACATGTCGCAGCCGTACGACCCCGCCTACGGCGAGACCGCCAAGGCGGCCGCCCGGCGGGGCGACTTCGCGTGCCACGCCGGCGTGTACGCCGGTATGCTCGGCCCGACCTACGAGACCCGCGCCGAGTACCGCATGCTCCGCCGGCTTGGCGCGAGCGCGGCCGGCATGTCGACCGTGCCCGAGGTGATCGCCGCCCGGCACGCCGGCATGCGGGTGCTGGGCATCTCGACCGTCACGAATGTCTGCAACCCGGACGCCCTCGGCGAGACCAGCGGGCAGGAAGTGGTCGACGCCGCCAGCAACGCGTCGAGCAAGCTGCTGGCGATGGTGACCGCGGTCATCCGAAGCGCCGGCTAG
- a CDS encoding purine-nucleoside phosphorylase, protein MLELYGQIEEAVAAIRAQWDATPHAGIILGTGLGSLVEQIEVEASIDYENIPHFPTSTAISHRGRLVCGKLDGVPVMAMEGRFHQYEGYPLKQITLPVRVMKAMGAELMVVSQAVGGMNPNYALGDLMIIDDQINLMGDNPLVGVNDDRLGPRFPDMSRPYDPELIEVGLGIARKEDFVAHKGVVVAVTGPNLETRAEYRMLRMMGADVVGMSTVPEVIVAVHCGLRAFGVSVITDMCLPDALEEADVNTIIATANGAEPKLRSLVRGIISHDANKQ, encoded by the coding sequence ATGCTTGAACTCTACGGACAGATCGAAGAAGCGGTCGCCGCGATCCGCGCCCAGTGGGACGCCACCCCGCACGCCGGCATCATCCTCGGCACCGGGCTCGGCAGCCTGGTCGAGCAGATCGAGGTCGAGGCCTCGATCGACTACGAGAACATCCCCCACTTCCCAACCTCTACGGCCATCAGCCACCGCGGGCGGCTGGTCTGCGGCAAGCTAGACGGCGTGCCGGTGATGGCGATGGAAGGCCGTTTCCACCAGTACGAGGGCTACCCGCTCAAGCAGATCACGCTGCCGGTCCGCGTCATGAAGGCGATGGGGGCCGAGCTGATGGTGGTCTCGCAGGCGGTGGGCGGCATGAACCCCAACTACGCCTTGGGCGACCTGATGATCATCGACGATCAGATCAACCTGATGGGCGACAACCCGCTGGTCGGCGTCAACGACGACCGCCTCGGCCCGCGGTTCCCGGACATGTCGCGGCCGTACGACCCCGAGCTGATCGAGGTCGGCCTCGGCATCGCACGCAAGGAAGACTTTGTCGCCCACAAGGGCGTGGTGGTCGCCGTCACGGGGCCGAACCTTGAGACCCGCGCCGAGTACCGCATGCTCCGCATGATGGGCGCCGACGTGGTCGGCATGTCGACCGTGCCCGAGGTGATCGTGGCCGTGCACTGCGGTCTGCGGGCGTTCGGTGTGTCGGTGATCACCGACATGTGCCTGCCCGACGCGCTCGAGGAGGCCGACGTCAACACGATCATCGCCACGGCCAACGGCGCCGAGCCGAAGCTCCGGTCGCTGGTCCGCGGCATCATCAGCCACGACGCGAACAAGCAATGA
- the deoC gene encoding deoxyribose-phosphate aldolase — translation MAASVVSMIDHAVLHPTHTDDDVRAACELCDRVGVASICVKPAHVPLAAELLKDSAVKVSTVIGFPHGGTSSAAKAAETLEACRHGAVEVDMVINIGKALAGDWDFVLADIASVVEAARSEGAITKVIFETGLIPDDDTKRKLSELSEQAGAAFVKTSTGFGFVKDAAGAMVSTGATEHDIKLMREACSDAVAVKASGGIRSYDDAVKLVALGATRLGTSGTEAIAGGEENKADY, via the coding sequence ATGGCTGCTTCTGTTGTTTCGATGATCGACCACGCGGTGCTGCACCCCACGCACACCGACGACGACGTCCGCGCCGCCTGCGAGTTGTGCGACCGGGTCGGGGTCGCCAGCATCTGCGTGAAGCCCGCCCACGTGCCGCTGGCCGCGGAGCTGCTGAAGGACTCGGCGGTGAAGGTCAGCACGGTGATCGGCTTCCCGCACGGCGGGACCAGCAGCGCCGCCAAGGCGGCCGAGACCCTCGAGGCCTGTCGCCACGGCGCGGTCGAGGTCGACATGGTCATCAACATCGGCAAGGCGCTGGCTGGCGACTGGGACTTCGTCCTGGCCGACATCGCCTCGGTGGTCGAGGCCGCGCGCAGCGAGGGCGCTATTACCAAGGTCATCTTCGAGACCGGCCTGATCCCCGACGACGACACCAAGCGCAAACTGAGCGAGCTGTCGGAGCAGGCGGGCGCCGCCTTCGTGAAGACCTCCACCGGGTTCGGCTTCGTCAAGGACGCGGCGGGCGCTATGGTGAGCACCGGCGCCACCGAACACGATATCAAGCTGATGCGCGAGGCGTGCTCCGACGCGGTAGCGGTCAAGGCGTCGGGAGGCATCCGCAGCTATGACGACGCCGTCAAACTGGTCGCGCTCGGCGCGACGCGGCTCGGAACCAGCGGCACCGAGGCGATCGCCGGCGGCGAAGAAAACAAGGCCGACTACTAA
- a CDS encoding endonuclease/exonuclease/phosphatase family protein produces the protein MNRLLPLALLLCPTLLFAEEATPLRIMTFNVEILTAPGVRAGQLQKYRFDYARERHLDRAANVIEVLNPDILNLVEGTSREVVDAIVARLHAKGLNEYTGYHIESNDSFTGMDVSLITKFPPQAVDGKQIRTYFSKDDDPIFRQAYRAPGYDGKPRNFSASLSRNSSYFIEVAGYKLGFLGLHLKSNPSDEFSNAQRTAQAKIVARILNGEVVRRGYLPVVLGDLNDYDPTVPDRDDTRDPVTDVLARIKDFDPDHEGDELFNAAEFIPNKEDRYTSHWDWNENGADDPQDVYTMIDHILLPVELKPYVKRAFIAHVVNLETSDHYPVVVDLELPAKP, from the coding sequence ATGAACCGTCTCCTGCCGCTCGCCCTGTTACTTTGCCCCACGTTGCTGTTTGCGGAAGAAGCGACCCCGCTACGGATCATGACCTTCAATGTCGAGATCCTGACCGCGCCCGGCGTACGGGCCGGGCAGCTGCAGAAGTACCGCTTCGACTACGCCCGCGAGCGTCACCTGGACCGCGCGGCGAACGTCATCGAGGTTCTCAACCCGGACATCCTCAACCTGGTGGAAGGGACCTCGCGCGAGGTAGTCGACGCGATTGTCGCCCGGTTGCACGCCAAGGGGCTGAACGAATACACCGGCTACCACATCGAGTCGAACGACTCGTTCACGGGGATGGACGTCTCGCTGATTACGAAGTTCCCTCCGCAGGCGGTCGACGGCAAACAGATCCGCACCTACTTCTCCAAAGATGACGACCCAATCTTCCGGCAGGCCTACCGGGCGCCCGGCTACGATGGCAAGCCGCGGAACTTCTCGGCATCGCTGTCGCGTAACTCGAGCTACTTCATCGAGGTCGCGGGTTACAAGCTGGGCTTCCTCGGGCTGCACCTGAAGTCGAACCCGTCGGACGAGTTCTCCAACGCGCAGCGCACCGCTCAGGCCAAGATCGTGGCGCGGATTCTTAATGGCGAGGTGGTGCGTCGCGGCTACTTGCCGGTGGTGCTCGGCGACCTCAACGACTACGACCCGACCGTGCCGGACCGCGACGACACCCGCGACCCGGTGACCGACGTGCTGGCCCGCATCAAGGACTTCGACCCCGACCACGAGGGGGACGAACTGTTTAACGCGGCCGAGTTCATTCCCAACAAGGAGGACCGCTACACCTCGCACTGGGACTGGAACGAGAACGGCGCCGACGACCCGCAGGACGTCTACACGATGATCGACCACATCCTGCTGCCGGTCGAGCTGAAGCCGTACGTGAAGCGGGCGTTTATCGCCCATGTGGTGAACCTGGAGACCTCCGACCACTACCCAGTGGTGGTCGACCTCGAGCTGCCGGCCAAGCCGTAG
- a CDS encoding DUF1559 domain-containing protein translates to MATRRAFTLVELLVVIAIIGVLVALLLPAVQAARESARRMNCQSNLKNLALAGLNFESSFRKLPPAARDREGPKWTDTVKPPPLARHNGLSLILPYFEQGATFAGIDYQWDWDNTNPTGNETHTKQQLGGILICPSGSASRERFHITDYLVINRVEIASKSPNTKYDPPGGSIKKLITAGLVDSRGGAKNYDRRWDGAMQVDLYDQTPPNDMTAAGVKPRRNVRLARVTDGTSKTMMFTESVGKPEILTIDGSLGENSSANNEFRWASQETYSTLQFYCRDQQLINCTNRYRPFSTHAAGLNIALLDGSVRFHTEEIDPDAFISLITMAAGESAGDF, encoded by the coding sequence TGGCGACCCGCCGCGCGTTCACGCTGGTCGAGCTGCTAGTGGTCATCGCCATCATCGGCGTTCTAGTGGCGCTGCTGCTCCCCGCCGTCCAAGCGGCCCGCGAATCGGCCCGAAGGATGAACTGCCAGAGCAACCTCAAGAACCTGGCGCTGGCGGGGCTGAACTTCGAGTCGAGTTTCCGAAAGTTGCCGCCGGCCGCCCGCGACCGTGAGGGGCCCAAGTGGACCGACACGGTCAAGCCGCCCCCGCTCGCGCGGCACAACGGGCTCTCGCTGATCCTGCCCTACTTCGAGCAGGGCGCCACGTTCGCGGGGATCGACTATCAATGGGACTGGGACAACACGAACCCAACCGGCAACGAGACCCACACCAAGCAGCAGCTCGGCGGCATCCTGATCTGCCCGTCGGGCTCGGCCAGCCGCGAGCGGTTCCACATCACCGACTACCTGGTGATCAACCGCGTCGAGATAGCCTCCAAGAGTCCCAATACCAAGTACGACCCGCCGGGGGGATCGATCAAGAAGCTGATCACGGCCGGGCTGGTCGACTCGCGGGGCGGGGCCAAGAACTATGACCGCCGCTGGGACGGCGCGATGCAGGTTGACCTCTACGACCAGACGCCGCCCAACGACATGACCGCCGCCGGAGTGAAGCCGCGCCGCAACGTTCGCCTGGCCCGGGTGACCGATGGAACCTCCAAGACGATGATGTTCACCGAATCGGTCGGCAAGCCAGAGATCCTGACCATCGACGGGAGCCTCGGAGAGAACTCGTCGGCCAACAACGAGTTCCGCTGGGCCAGCCAAGAGACCTACTCCACGCTGCAGTTCTATTGCCGTGACCAGCAGCTCATCAACTGCACCAACCGGTACCGGCCGTTCAGCACGCATGCGGCCGGGCTCAACATTGCACTGCTCGACGGTTCGGTGCGGTTCCACACCGAGGAGATCGACCCCGACGCGTTTATCTCGCTGATCACTATGGCCGCGGGGGAATCGGCCGGCGACTTCTAG